A single genomic interval of Saccharothrix saharensis harbors:
- a CDS encoding glycosyltransferase has product MEWKGSRMRVSVLTAGSRGDVEPFLALGGRLRAVGHGVRLVTHREFELAVRAAGLDFAELPGDPKATLAGPEGQALLAARSPVTLVRRLREVVGPELRGSLTAAIEACRDADLVVHSTLVAFGPTVAEHLGVPVVAAHLSPNTPTGAFPMTALPKPVPAVLNRATWRFSEALLWRAFRPLLNDQRADLGLPPLPRRTPPPRDRAPRLYGFSPSVVPPPRDWTPTDHVTGYWSRDADTALPPALTDFLDAGEPPVYLGFGSMPDPDPSAATELLLTAARRVGRRAVLLSGWSGLRLSDTSDDVLVVDDVPHRALFPRCAAAVHHGGAGTTAAAVLAGIPSVVVPFFADQFFWGRRVTELEVGATTPARDRVTADALADALRAALSRARPARALGDRVAAEDGPGAAVTVLERLIQPAPSDIPKR; this is encoded by the coding sequence GTGGAGTGGAAGGGGTCGCGGATGCGGGTGTCCGTGCTGACCGCCGGGTCCAGGGGTGACGTCGAGCCGTTCCTCGCACTGGGCGGGCGGTTGCGCGCGGTCGGGCACGGTGTGCGGTTGGTGACGCACCGCGAGTTCGAGCTCGCCGTGCGTGCCGCGGGGCTCGACTTCGCCGAGCTGCCCGGCGACCCCAAGGCCACCCTCGCCGGGCCCGAGGGGCAGGCGCTGCTGGCCGCGCGGAGCCCGGTCACGCTGGTCCGGCGGCTGCGCGAGGTGGTCGGACCGGAGCTGCGCGGGTCGCTGACGGCGGCGATCGAGGCGTGCCGCGACGCCGACCTGGTCGTCCACTCCACGCTGGTGGCGTTCGGGCCGACCGTGGCCGAGCACCTGGGCGTGCCCGTCGTGGCCGCCCACCTGTCCCCCAACACGCCGACCGGGGCGTTCCCGATGACGGCCCTGCCCAAGCCGGTGCCCGCCGTCCTCAACCGCGCCACCTGGAGGTTCTCCGAAGCCCTGCTGTGGCGCGCCTTCCGCCCGCTGCTGAACGACCAGCGCGCCGACCTCGGCCTCCCGCCGTTGCCGCGCCGCACCCCGCCGCCGCGCGACCGAGCTCCCCGCCTGTACGGCTTCAGCCCTTCCGTGGTCCCACCCCCACGGGACTGGACGCCGACCGACCACGTCACCGGCTACTGGTCCAGGGATGCCGACACCGCTCTGCCGCCCGCCCTGACCGACTTCCTGGACGCCGGCGAACCCCCGGTGTACCTGGGCTTCGGCAGCATGCCCGATCCGGACCCGTCCGCCGCTACCGAGCTGCTGCTCACCGCAGCCCGCCGGGTCGGCAGGCGAGCCGTGCTGCTGTCGGGCTGGAGCGGTTTGCGCCTGTCCGACACGAGCGACGACGTGCTGGTCGTCGACGACGTCCCGCACCGCGCGCTGTTCCCGCGCTGCGCCGCCGCCGTCCACCACGGCGGCGCGGGCACCACGGCCGCGGCGGTGCTGGCCGGCATCCCGTCGGTGGTCGTGCCGTTCTTCGCCGACCAGTTCTTCTGGGGCCGCCGCGTCACCGAACTGGAGGTCGGCGCCACCACCCCGGCCCGGGACCGCGTGACGGCCGACGCCCTCGCCGACGCCCTGCGCGCCGCCCTGTCCCGCGCCCGACCGGCTCGTGCCCTGGGCGACCGCGTGGCGGCCGAGGACGGCCCGGGCGCGGCGGTCACCGTGCTGGAACGCCTGATCCAACCGGCGCCGTCGGACATCCCCAAGCGGTAG
- a CDS encoding TetR/AcrR family transcriptional regulator, with the protein MATRDSKGPDLQRSLTLLWSGHSRGQRGPRPKLTVAQIADAAIRIADADGLEALSMQRIAAEIGYSTMSIYNHIPSKDLLLEVVTDIAAGRPPELDSTRGFRHAVRQWVGALWAGFQARPWLLRVPLDHAPIGPNQLAWLDRLLRPLLTAGLAGGEARAAALHLTAVVRGTAQISMDMTGAHKTAGGSPHNEAELAHALAELIDPTGYPALAAVHAAETAGDHAGPERFDGDALPVELSFGVDRFLDGVEAWAAAEARRAGSS; encoded by the coding sequence ATGGCGACACGTGACAGCAAGGGCCCTGACCTGCAACGCAGCCTCACGCTGCTGTGGTCGGGACACTCCCGGGGACAGCGCGGACCCCGGCCGAAGCTCACCGTGGCGCAGATCGCCGACGCCGCCATCCGGATCGCGGACGCCGACGGCCTGGAGGCGCTGTCGATGCAGCGGATCGCCGCCGAGATCGGCTACTCGACGATGTCCATCTACAACCACATCCCGAGCAAGGACCTGCTGCTGGAGGTCGTGACCGACATCGCTGCCGGGCGACCACCCGAACTCGACAGCACGAGGGGCTTCCGGCACGCGGTCCGGCAGTGGGTCGGCGCGCTGTGGGCCGGCTTCCAGGCCCGCCCCTGGCTACTGCGGGTCCCGCTCGACCACGCACCGATCGGGCCCAACCAGCTCGCATGGCTCGACCGCCTGCTGCGCCCCTTGCTGACGGCCGGCCTGGCGGGTGGCGAGGCGAGGGCGGCGGCCCTGCACCTGACCGCGGTCGTGCGCGGCACAGCCCAGATCAGCATGGACATGACCGGTGCGCACAAGACCGCCGGAGGGTCGCCGCACAACGAAGCCGAACTGGCGCACGCACTCGCCGAGCTCATCGACCCGACCGGCTACCCCGCGCTGGCAGCGGTCCACGCCGCCGAGACCGCCGGCGACCACGCCGGACCCGAGCGGTTCGACGGGGACGCGCTGCCCGTCGAACTCAGCTTCGGGGTGGACCGGTTCCTGGACGGCGTCGAGGCCTGGGCAGCGGCGGAGGCTCGCCGTGCCGGGAGCAGCTGA
- a CDS encoding ABC transporter permease, whose protein sequence is MGKSTLRALLVVGGHELRSRLRDGTAPLIALVAPIMLATLFGLALGGDEDPPLKATIGVVDLDGGEFPASVQREALNTDELKGVLTFRQYPDEAAARSAVDGGEAGAALVFPAGFSEGVGAGRGGQVSVVESPESPLAGVVARGMVDRISALVEARTLAVRASLEAGVPADRVQLFVEENGAAGPALSLVGDPVAGGRVDLAVHYGAGMAVMFAFFVVGTTARSLLTERQNGTLDRMRAAPVPLWTALVGKSAVGFGLALVSMCATWLSSVLIFGASWGDPLGVFPLLLAHVFAATAIVMLVASRAKTDAQADGYTLGVAFVFAFLGGSIVPVYNLPEWLRGVSLITPNGWVSAGLSELAGTGAGPSAVLGPIAVVTGIGVVAGALALLGFRKGRFA, encoded by the coding sequence TTGGGGAAGAGCACCTTGCGTGCCCTGCTGGTCGTGGGCGGCCACGAGTTGCGGTCGCGGCTGCGGGACGGCACCGCGCCGCTGATCGCGCTCGTCGCGCCGATCATGCTCGCGACACTGTTCGGGCTGGCGCTCGGCGGTGACGAAGACCCGCCGCTCAAGGCGACCATCGGCGTGGTCGACCTCGACGGTGGCGAGTTCCCGGCCAGCGTGCAGCGCGAAGCGCTGAACACCGATGAGCTGAAGGGCGTGCTGACCTTCCGCCAGTACCCGGACGAGGCCGCGGCGCGCAGCGCGGTCGACGGCGGCGAGGCGGGTGCGGCCCTGGTGTTCCCCGCCGGGTTCAGCGAGGGCGTCGGCGCGGGCCGCGGCGGGCAGGTGTCGGTCGTGGAGTCACCCGAGTCGCCGCTGGCGGGTGTGGTGGCGCGCGGCATGGTCGATCGGATCTCGGCCCTGGTCGAGGCCAGGACGCTGGCCGTGCGCGCGTCGCTGGAGGCGGGCGTGCCCGCCGACCGGGTGCAGCTGTTCGTCGAGGAGAACGGCGCGGCGGGGCCCGCGCTGTCGCTGGTCGGCGACCCGGTCGCGGGCGGGCGGGTGGACCTCGCCGTGCACTACGGCGCGGGCATGGCGGTGATGTTCGCGTTCTTCGTCGTCGGCACCACGGCCCGCAGCCTGCTCACCGAGCGGCAGAACGGCACGCTCGACCGGATGCGCGCCGCGCCGGTGCCGCTGTGGACGGCGCTGGTGGGCAAGAGCGCCGTCGGGTTCGGGCTGGCGCTGGTCAGCATGTGCGCGACCTGGCTGTCGTCGGTGCTGATCTTCGGTGCGAGCTGGGGAGACCCGCTCGGGGTGTTCCCGCTGCTGCTGGCGCACGTGTTCGCGGCCACCGCGATCGTGATGCTGGTGGCGAGCCGCGCGAAGACCGACGCGCAGGCCGACGGCTACACCCTCGGCGTGGCGTTCGTGTTCGCCTTCCTGGGCGGCAGCATCGTTCCCGTCTACAACCTGCCCGAGTGGCTGCGCGGCGTCTCGCTGATCACGCCCAACGGCTGGGTGTCGGCGGGCCTGTCGGAGCTGGCGGGCACCGGCGCCGGGCCGTCCGCCGTGCTCGGGCCGATCGCCGTGGTCACCGGCATCGGCGTCGTCGCCGGCGCGCTGGCGCTGCTCGGCTTCCGCAAGGGGAGGTTCGCGTGA
- a CDS encoding RNA polymerase sigma factor, translating to MERLDGPEALAAWYDAHARPLHHYLARRAGTAVADDLVADVFLVAWEQRAGFDPTRAGPKAWLYGIATNLLRRHHRSEETRLRAWARDGGRRSTQDEVDHRVAESVDADVRARRMAEAIAGLRAEERDVLLLVAWAELTAVEIAEVLGIKEQTVRTRLHRARTKLRTEEARGA from the coding sequence GTGGAACGGCTGGACGGGCCGGAAGCGCTGGCTGCCTGGTACGACGCCCACGCTCGCCCGCTGCACCACTACCTGGCCCGGCGGGCCGGGACGGCCGTGGCCGACGACCTCGTGGCCGACGTGTTCCTGGTCGCCTGGGAGCAGCGGGCGGGGTTCGACCCGACCCGCGCCGGGCCCAAGGCGTGGCTGTACGGGATAGCCACCAACCTGCTGCGGCGGCACCACCGCTCCGAGGAGACCCGGCTGCGGGCCTGGGCGCGGGACGGTGGCCGCCGGTCCACCCAGGACGAGGTCGACCACCGGGTCGCGGAGAGCGTGGACGCGGACGTGCGCGCCCGGCGGATGGCCGAGGCCATCGCGGGGCTGCGCGCCGAGGAGCGCGACGTGCTGCTGCTCGTGGCGTGGGCCGAGCTGACCGCGGTGGAGATCGCGGAGGTGCTCGGCATCAAGGAGCAGACGGTGCGGACGCGCCTGCACAGGGCCAGGACGAAGCTGAGGACCGAGGAGGCGCGCGGTGCGTGA
- a CDS encoding right-handed parallel beta-helix repeat-containing protein, with translation MPVTEAAAEVRIQPGDSVQEALDTCAPGAVLRLAEGTYEGSLVIGRPDVALVGAGAGRTVIVPGAVAPSAVPALHDAPADVVSGITVHDVPGVTVEGLTVRGFSGAGVYAHTATDLRLVDVESVDNAVWGLYVRESAKVEVLRCRAEGSQYGGIALAFCPAADALIADCESTANAFGVFVDNSSRARVVRNRSHGNAAGVLLLHQTYEGELPGGVADVLVADNDITGNTLASGGDEPGVLGFAGPPISGVGIAAIGVQRVSIVGNRLHRNEPGGPSVMGAALVLASSADWGGSDSVDNSIEWNTVTGNSPFDVQIGTDPGNQRFRNNVVGASQPERIEGCGP, from the coding sequence ATGCCCGTGACCGAGGCCGCGGCCGAAGTACGCATTCAACCGGGGGATTCCGTCCAGGAAGCGCTCGACACCTGCGCGCCCGGCGCGGTGCTGCGCCTGGCCGAGGGCACCTACGAGGGCAGCCTGGTGATCGGCCGCCCGGATGTGGCGCTCGTCGGCGCGGGCGCGGGCCGCACGGTCATCGTGCCCGGCGCTGTCGCGCCCAGTGCCGTGCCGGCACTGCACGACGCGCCCGCCGACGTGGTCAGCGGCATCACCGTGCACGACGTGCCCGGTGTGACCGTCGAGGGCCTGACCGTGCGCGGCTTCTCCGGCGCGGGCGTCTACGCGCACACCGCCACCGACCTGCGGCTCGTCGACGTCGAGTCGGTCGACAACGCGGTGTGGGGCCTGTACGTGCGCGAGTCGGCCAAGGTGGAGGTGCTGCGCTGCCGCGCCGAGGGCAGCCAGTACGGCGGCATCGCGCTGGCGTTCTGCCCTGCCGCCGACGCGCTGATCGCCGACTGCGAGAGCACCGCCAACGCCTTCGGCGTGTTCGTCGACAACTCCAGCCGCGCCCGGGTCGTGCGCAACCGCAGCCACGGCAACGCGGCGGGTGTGCTGCTGCTGCACCAGACGTACGAGGGAGAGCTGCCCGGCGGCGTCGCCGACGTGCTCGTCGCGGACAACGACATCACCGGCAACACCCTGGCCTCCGGTGGCGACGAGCCCGGCGTGCTGGGTTTCGCCGGCCCGCCGATCTCCGGCGTCGGCATCGCCGCCATCGGCGTCCAGCGGGTCTCGATCGTCGGCAACCGGCTGCACCGCAACGAACCCGGCGGCCCGTCGGTCATGGGCGCCGCGCTGGTGCTGGCGTCGTCGGCGGACTGGGGCGGGTCCGACTCGGTCGACAACTCCATCGAGTGGAACACCGTCACCGGCAACAGCCCGTTCGACGTGCAGATCGGCACCGACCCGGGCAACCAGCGCTTCCGGAACAACGTGGTGGGCGCTTCCCAGCCGGAGCGGATCGAAGGGTGCGGACCCTGA
- a CDS encoding 4'-phosphopantetheinyl transferase superfamily protein has translation MTAPLMLFGVDVVDVARVTRAMSYSGPAYTRHVTSPAERDLHPDPGLATAATVAVKECLVKAIGGRPPGFSWHDFEARGEAPLPGAEWADPLLAAAVPEVEAATRVSMTERCAYTVFGASGSAALARLTERSADPGDGVAVVGMARWGFRGDLIVALAILTTTSRGALRCP, from the coding sequence GTGACCGCGCCGCTGATGCTGTTCGGGGTGGACGTGGTGGACGTCGCCCGGGTCACCCGCGCCATGTCCTACAGCGGGCCCGCCTACACCCGGCACGTCACCTCACCCGCCGAGCGCGACCTGCACCCCGATCCCGGCCTCGCCACCGCGGCCACGGTGGCGGTGAAGGAGTGCCTGGTGAAGGCGATCGGCGGCCGGCCGCCCGGGTTCTCCTGGCACGACTTCGAAGCGCGCGGCGAGGCGCCGCTGCCCGGTGCGGAGTGGGCCGACCCGCTGCTGGCCGCCGCGGTGCCCGAGGTCGAGGCGGCCACCCGGGTGTCGATGACCGAGCGGTGCGCCTACACCGTGTTCGGCGCCAGCGGTTCGGCCGCCCTGGCGCGGCTCACCGAGCGCTCCGCGGACCCCGGCGACGGCGTGGCCGTCGTCGGCATGGCCCGCTGGGGCTTCCGCGGTGACCTGATCGTCGCCCTTGCCATACTGACCACCACATCGAGAGGAGCGCTGCGATGCCCGTGA
- a CDS encoding ABC transporter ATP-binding protein, whose translation MTPALVCEGLVKRYGDKTVVDRVGFHIDEGEAYGLLGPNGAGKTTTISMLVGLLRPDEGSVRVGGIDVGEDPVAAKRLIGYVPQEIALYPELTARENLRYFGRLYGLPRRELASRIGEVLDLVGLADRGDDKVDTYSGGMKRRTNIAVALLHRPRLLILDEPTVGVDPQSRVAILDRVEALVGDGMSLLYTSHYMEEVERVCTRVGIIDRGRVVADGTKRELVAELGGTDRVELTLDGDVTAAAEKLRVVEGVSEAVVTGSSSIRLLVAGGRHLLPALLSAVGEAGAVTGVEVVEPDLEAAFLHLTGSTLRD comes from the coding sequence ATGACGCCTGCGCTGGTGTGCGAGGGCCTGGTCAAGCGGTACGGCGACAAGACCGTGGTCGACCGGGTCGGCTTCCACATCGACGAGGGGGAGGCGTACGGGTTGCTCGGCCCCAACGGGGCCGGCAAGACCACGACCATCTCCATGCTCGTCGGGCTGCTGCGCCCGGACGAGGGCTCGGTGCGGGTCGGCGGCATCGACGTCGGCGAGGACCCGGTGGCCGCCAAGCGGCTGATCGGGTACGTGCCGCAGGAGATCGCGCTGTACCCGGAGCTGACCGCCCGGGAGAACCTGCGCTACTTCGGCAGGCTCTACGGCCTGCCGCGGCGTGAGCTGGCCTCGCGCATCGGCGAGGTGCTCGACCTGGTCGGCCTGGCCGATCGCGGCGACGACAAGGTGGACACCTACTCCGGCGGCATGAAGCGGCGCACCAACATCGCCGTGGCCCTGCTGCACCGGCCGCGCCTGCTCATCCTCGACGAGCCGACGGTCGGCGTGGACCCGCAGAGCCGCGTCGCCATCCTGGACCGGGTCGAGGCGCTGGTCGGCGACGGCATGAGCCTGCTCTACACCTCGCACTACATGGAGGAGGTGGAGCGGGTGTGCACGCGGGTCGGGATCATCGACCGGGGTCGCGTGGTCGCCGACGGGACCAAGCGCGAGCTGGTCGCCGAACTGGGCGGCACCGACCGGGTGGAGCTGACGCTGGACGGCGACGTCACCGCGGCGGCCGAGAAGCTGCGGGTCGTGGAGGGCGTGTCCGAGGCGGTGGTCACCGGGTCGTCGTCGATCCGGTTGCTCGTCGCCGGCGGGCGGCACCTGCTGCCCGCGCTGCTGTCCGCCGTCGGCGAGGCCGGCGCCGTGACCGGTGTCGAGGTCGTCGAACCCGACCTGGAGGCGGCGTTCCTGCACCTCACCGGCAGCACCCTGCGCGACTGA
- a CDS encoding CU044_5270 family protein, whose protein sequence is MREDEMDRVVRDVRGDTARMTDESFAVNREKVLALTAAGRPAGRPARRWWGAAAGIAALAAGGVLAQVALGGPTPATAEAAQALTRAAEAITTTDPVLGPGQYRYAISRGRSAVQARQGGQDFRWLGEEVLEVWLPAVEGEEYLVRPRDTGRRDWLVGTEEQARSAGVDLRPAQQNEVRGRCDRQCQEDPGTWQQPNARFLAGLPRAPEALLERLLADGRGRGSSDHQEALVLASDLLRSGKVPADLRAALFRALALLPGLEVVDQSANLDGRRGVALAVTDGDDRQEVIVDPATGEFIGDRRVLTESDGTLPAGTVVGSGSVTTAVVDGIGVRP, encoded by the coding sequence GTGCGTGAGGACGAGATGGACCGCGTCGTGCGGGACGTGCGGGGCGACACGGCTCGGATGACCGATGAGAGCTTCGCCGTCAACCGGGAGAAGGTGCTGGCGCTCACGGCGGCCGGACGGCCGGCGGGCAGGCCGGCGCGGCGGTGGTGGGGTGCCGCCGCGGGCATCGCCGCGCTGGCCGCGGGCGGGGTGCTGGCCCAGGTGGCGCTGGGTGGTCCGACGCCCGCGACCGCCGAGGCGGCTCAGGCGTTGACCAGGGCGGCGGAGGCCATCACGACGACGGACCCGGTGCTGGGCCCCGGCCAGTACCGGTACGCGATCAGCCGCGGCCGGTCCGCGGTGCAGGCCCGGCAGGGCGGGCAGGACTTCCGGTGGCTGGGCGAGGAGGTCCTGGAGGTGTGGCTGCCCGCGGTCGAGGGCGAGGAGTACCTGGTCCGTCCCCGGGACACCGGTCGGCGGGACTGGCTGGTCGGCACCGAGGAGCAGGCGCGCAGCGCCGGGGTGGACCTGCGGCCCGCGCAGCAGAACGAGGTCCGCGGCCGGTGCGACCGGCAGTGCCAGGAGGACCCGGGGACGTGGCAGCAGCCCAACGCCCGGTTCCTGGCCGGCCTGCCCCGCGCGCCGGAGGCGCTGCTGGAGCGCCTGCTGGCGGACGGTCGGGGACGCGGGTCCAGCGACCACCAGGAGGCGCTGGTCCTCGCCTCCGACCTGCTGCGCAGCGGCAAGGTGCCCGCCGACCTGCGGGCCGCGCTGTTCCGGGCGCTGGCGCTGCTGCCCGGCCTGGAGGTGGTCGACCAGTCGGCCAACCTCGACGGCAGGCGGGGCGTCGCGCTGGCCGTGACCGACGGCGACGACCGCCAGGAGGTCATCGTCGACCCGGCCACCGGCGAGTTCATCGGCGACCGCCGCGTGCTGACCGAGTCGGACGGGACCCTGCCGGCCGGGACCGTCGTGGGGTCCGGTTCGGTGACGACGGCCGTGGTCGACGGGATCGGCGTCCGCCCCTGA
- a CDS encoding alpha/beta fold hydrolase, with product MTVFTADHQPAAGGRPLVAFMSALFAGGWIWDHPFAALADAGWPVLRTEEPICGVDAKVAGSIERLGDALMEAVDAAGAREVVVCANSLGGLVAIDLAGRFPDRVKAIVVSGAPGLTADPDVGLNMDRRGDVRLQGEQFRDRMLAALFHGEPLFTDEQVESTAQLLRQGSAMVAMARSIRATRTYQVDPAMDKVTCPSLYVWGRHDRMTPIEPWLELVPRHANTEFVTVEDCGHIPMIERGEVYTAELLRFLDGVTG from the coding sequence ATGACGGTCTTCACCGCCGACCACCAGCCCGCGGCGGGCGGGCGACCGCTGGTGGCCTTCATGTCCGCCCTGTTCGCGGGCGGCTGGATCTGGGACCACCCGTTCGCCGCCCTCGCCGACGCCGGCTGGCCGGTGCTGCGCACCGAGGAGCCCATCTGCGGCGTGGACGCGAAGGTCGCGGGTTCCATCGAACGCCTCGGCGACGCCCTGATGGAGGCCGTGGACGCGGCCGGCGCGCGGGAGGTCGTGGTCTGCGCGAACTCGCTGGGAGGTCTGGTCGCCATCGACCTCGCGGGCCGCTTCCCCGACCGGGTGAAGGCCATCGTGGTCAGCGGCGCGCCCGGCCTGACCGCCGACCCCGACGTGGGCCTGAACATGGACCGGCGCGGCGACGTGCGGTTGCAGGGCGAGCAGTTCCGCGACCGCATGCTGGCCGCCCTCTTCCACGGTGAACCGCTGTTCACCGACGAGCAGGTGGAGTCGACCGCGCAGCTGCTGCGCCAGGGCTCGGCGATGGTGGCGATGGCCCGCAGCATCCGCGCCACCAGGACCTACCAGGTCGACCCGGCGATGGACAAGGTCACGTGCCCGTCGCTGTACGTCTGGGGCCGCCACGACCGCATGACGCCGATCGAGCCGTGGCTCGAACTGGTGCCGCGGCACGCGAACACCGAGTTCGTCACCGTCGAGGACTGCGGGCACATCCCGATGATCGAGCGCGGCGAGGTCTACACCGCCGAGCTGCTGCGGTTCCTCGACGGGGTCACCGGGTGA
- a CDS encoding ABC transporter permease, whose product MRSRPVTALVLANLKRQLRDKVGMFFIVVMPFVTIVFVGMALGGDAADAKLPVAVVADTSDPVSAAVVAELESDAALEVRRAESEEEVRDGVRQGELAAGLIVTPGDTNLELVMTQTSGSGMAARSEIDVAVGRVAAVLEATRAARAAGASPEQADEYVRKAKEQAVAVTVASTGGEEPGKPTGFAYTAPANLLLFTFVNSMAVAAALVESRRIGMVRRSLAAPVRRSRVLLGEALSRFAVALAQSLLIIVVSRFLFDVRWGDPLGVGVVVALFCLIATGAAMLVGALVRSPQQAPAIGPPVGIVLGMLGGCLWPREVAGEALGTIGYLFPHSWAMDALLTLSRPSAGLGSVLVEVAVLAGMAVVVLVVALVVFERRALATV is encoded by the coding sequence GTGAGGTCCCGCCCCGTCACCGCGCTGGTGCTGGCCAACCTGAAGCGCCAGCTCCGCGACAAGGTCGGCATGTTCTTCATCGTCGTCATGCCGTTCGTGACGATCGTGTTCGTCGGCATGGCCCTGGGTGGCGACGCGGCGGACGCGAAGCTGCCGGTGGCCGTGGTCGCCGACACCTCCGACCCGGTGTCGGCGGCCGTGGTCGCCGAGCTGGAGTCCGACGCGGCGCTGGAGGTGCGGCGCGCGGAGTCCGAGGAGGAGGTCCGTGACGGCGTCCGCCAGGGTGAGCTGGCCGCGGGACTGATCGTGACACCGGGTGACACCAACCTCGAACTGGTCATGACCCAGACCAGCGGCAGCGGCATGGCCGCGCGCAGCGAGATCGACGTGGCGGTCGGCAGGGTGGCGGCCGTGCTGGAGGCGACCCGCGCGGCGCGGGCGGCGGGCGCGTCACCGGAGCAGGCCGACGAGTACGTGCGCAAGGCGAAGGAGCAGGCGGTGGCGGTCACCGTCGCCTCGACGGGCGGCGAGGAGCCGGGCAAGCCGACCGGCTTCGCCTACACCGCGCCCGCGAACCTGCTGCTGTTCACGTTCGTCAACTCGATGGCCGTCGCCGCCGCGCTGGTCGAGAGCCGCCGCATCGGCATGGTCCGCCGCTCCCTGGCCGCACCGGTGCGGCGGAGCCGGGTGCTGCTGGGCGAGGCGTTGAGCCGGTTCGCGGTGGCGCTCGCGCAGTCGTTGCTGATCATCGTGGTGAGCCGGTTCCTGTTCGACGTGCGGTGGGGGGACCCGCTGGGCGTCGGGGTGGTCGTCGCGCTGTTCTGCCTGATCGCCACGGGCGCCGCGATGCTGGTCGGCGCCCTCGTGCGCTCACCGCAGCAGGCACCCGCCATCGGTCCCCCGGTGGGCATCGTCCTGGGCATGCTGGGCGGCTGCCTGTGGCCGCGCGAGGTGGCGGGCGAGGCACTGGGCACTATCGGCTACCTGTTCCCGCACTCGTGGGCGATGGACGCCCTGCTCACCCTGTCCCGCCCGTCGGCCGGGCTGGGGTCGGTGCTGGTCGAGGTCGCGGTGCTGGCAGGCATGGCGGTGGTGGTGCTCGTCGTCGCGCTGGTCGTGTTCGAACGACGAGCGCTGGCGACGGTCTAG
- a CDS encoding DUF2306 domain-containing protein: protein MVVAAFLAFSVPPYLTFDPSLSRLRPPEGNDLYYPLLVAHVLFGSVAMATACFQIWPAFRARHRRGHRITGRVYVFGGVLPAGLLGLYIGWHTAAGPSVRVANLVGSALWLAVTIAALRMARRRRYGEHRKWMSRSFALTMSIVLSRVVNVVATIVLMPRVDTTFGGSEELMRHSAASIGVWLSPLLLLLLTDWLLERRKPGGASLSTLRPQPATG, encoded by the coding sequence ATGGTGGTCGCGGCGTTCCTGGCCTTCTCGGTGCCGCCCTACCTGACCTTCGACCCGTCCCTCTCCCGCCTGCGACCGCCGGAGGGCAACGACCTCTACTACCCGTTGCTCGTCGCGCACGTCCTCTTCGGCAGCGTCGCGATGGCGACTGCCTGCTTCCAGATCTGGCCCGCGTTCCGCGCGCGACACCGGCGGGGGCACCGGATCACCGGCCGGGTCTACGTCTTCGGCGGGGTGCTGCCCGCCGGGCTGCTCGGCCTGTACATCGGCTGGCACACCGCGGCCGGTCCCTCCGTGCGGGTGGCCAACCTCGTGGGCTCGGCGCTGTGGCTCGCGGTCACGATCGCCGCGCTGCGGATGGCCCGCCGGCGCCGCTACGGCGAACACCGCAAGTGGATGTCACGCAGCTTCGCGCTCACCATGTCGATCGTCCTGAGCCGGGTCGTCAACGTGGTGGCCACGATCGTGCTCATGCCCCGGGTGGACACCACCTTCGGCGGCAGCGAAGAACTGATGCGGCACAGCGCCGCGAGCATCGGGGTCTGGCTCAGCCCCTTGCTCCTCCTGCTGCTCACGGACTGGCTGCTGGAACGCCGCAAACCCGGTGGCGCCTCCCTGAGCACTCTCCGACCTCAACCAGCCACGGGATGA